Part of the Bartonella krasnovii genome, AGCTAAACTTCTTTTGAATTTGTTAAGGACAGCTCCAAGAGATCAATTTGAAAAAAGCGGGGTTCCTATTGTTTTCAAAAGCAATCGACAACTTAGTTATGACATTAAACGGAGTGAATCACGTGTTAGTTTTTTACTTTCACGCCTTTATGACTGTGGTCTTATTGTCATGCGCGACTCTGGTAACTTTAAACGCTATCCTATACGTAACCATAGCGATGATATTGTAACAGCTTGCGGTATTGATTTACGTATTCTTGTTGCTCGATACCATGAACTTAAGCATAAAGCAGACGAAGCTCTGGAAGTTTATGATAAAAAGAATGAAGCTTTGCATTATTTTAGAGGATTGGTGCGTCAAATTAAAACCTGTTATACAGAAATGGAAGCAACTCCGTTCATATCACTGCTTTTTTCTAGAATGCAAAAAATCATTTATATTATTGGTCGGCCGGCTAAAGTTTCTCTTGAAAAATTATACAAAGCAATTCGTCTTTTTGAGTGGATTTTACGACGTTTTTTCGAACAAAAAACATCAAAAACAAGATACACAGATCTTGTTGACAAGATACACATAGAATATACAACCCCTAAATATATTTGTAATTGTAACAAAAATGAGTGTTCAGATCACTCTGAACACACTCAAATTAATAATATGACCTCCGGTCATAAAAAAATGGCTTATGAAAAAATAAAGAAAAGCAAAACTGAATCCACTTTATCTTCAAAAAACAATAAATCGCTTCAAATCAAATCAGAACTTTTAACTGAGGCATTGCCTAATGTTGCTATGTTTTTGAAACATGGGTTGCAATCGGAAAGGGATTTGATTGGATCTATGGAATTTTTAGCTAAAATGAATAGGATTTCTCCCCACGCTGTGGAAGAAGCTAAAAGAAACATGGGAATTAAAAGAGCTGCTCTGGCTATCGCTATCATCTTCGAAAAATATTGCAGGGAATTGGTGAAATCTCCAGGTGGATATTTACGAGGCATGATTGCCAAAGAAAATCGAGGAGAACTCTATCTAGAACGTTCTTTCTATGTCCTACTGAATGAAGATTCTGAGGAAAAATTGAAAGTTTTTTGCACGAAAAAAGCAGAAAAAAACGAGCAGATAAAACCAAATGATCAAAAAAATTCTTTGTTAA contains:
- the repC gene encoding plasmid replication protein RepC; the encoded protein is MVNKISGRKLSAHHIEYRKLAENAEMGSVSRGQLIGLVNQLEQTDFIKESEAKLLLNLLRTAPRDQFEKSGVPIVFKSNRQLSYDIKRSESRVSFLLSRLYDCGLIVMRDSGNFKRYPIRNHSDDIVTACGIDLRILVARYHELKHKADEALEVYDKKNEALHYFRGLVRQIKTCYTEMEATPFISLLFSRMQKIIYIIGRPAKVSLEKLYKAIRLFEWILRRFFEQKTSKTRYTDLVDKIHIEYTTPKYICNCNKNECSDHSEHTQINNMTSGHKKMAYEKIKKSKTESTLSSKNNKSLQIKSELLTEALPNVAMFLKHGLQSERDLIGSMEFLAKMNRISPHAVEEAKRNMGIKRAALAIAIIFEKYCRELVKSPGGYLRGMIAKENRGELYLERSFYVLLNEDSEEKLKVFCTKKAEKNEQIKPNDQKNSLLKSELKKVIKTLNMQTVSKKIVL